A portion of the Paucilactobacillus hokkaidonensis JCM 18461 genome contains these proteins:
- a CDS encoding phage tail tube assembly chaperone, translating into MIDIHLKPFKKKFQIKQTNKNMLLTYNQQLLMAKNQDIEEKEFVEQIELARATVSGTEEYLKTILKLTDKQQETLDDLEQDETIDLANYVMMRLMGMSDADIKKSQEADEDDSGEE; encoded by the coding sequence ATGATTGATATTCATTTAAAGCCATTTAAGAAAAAGTTTCAGATTAAGCAAACAAACAAAAATATGCTATTGACCTATAACCAACAGTTGTTGATGGCCAAGAATCAAGACATCGAAGAAAAAGAGTTCGTAGAACAAATTGAATTAGCTAGAGCAACAGTCAGTGGAACTGAAGAATACTTAAAAACTATTTTGAAATTAACCGACAAACAGCAAGAAACACTTGATGATTTGGAACAAGACGAAACTATTGATTTAGCAAACTACGTAATGATGCGCTTAATGGGCATGTCTGATGCTGACATTAAGAAATCACAAGAGGCTGACGAAGATGACTCGGGGGAAGAGTAA